The DNA sequence TACGCGCGAATTGGCTTTGCAAGTATCTTCTCACTTAAATGCATTAGTCACTTGTATCGAATTCTCAAATAAAGGCTCGGATGTGAAGAATACCGAGCAATCAGGAAGTTCGAGCAAACCGCCTGGCAAAAAACCTCCACCCCACGTCAGCATTGCTGCCATCGTTGGAGGAATGTCCGCACAGAAACAGAGGCGGGTGATTGATAGGGGAGTTGACGTTATGGTCGCTACACCCGGACGTTTATGGGACATTTTAGAAGACGTTGGTGTCCTCTCGTCTACCCGTTTTATTATGACTGCTCAAATATTTTTAGGACGATGAGCTCGCGTTGGAAATCAAAAACCTTAGATTCTTGGTACTGGATGAAGCTGATAGGATGATAGAGGCTGGCCATTTCGTGGAGCTAGAAAACATCCTCCGTTTGACTTTGCAGGAATCTGAGTAGGTTTATCAACTCCATTTTCACACATTACCCTCACCCAAACGCTGCAGAGATGATCAAATCCCTGACGAGTTTGAACAAAAGATCGGCGATCCTGAAGAACAGGAAGAGGACGCAAAAAAGGACATCAAGGATAGCCTACAAACCTTCGTTTTCTCTGCTACCCTGTCAAAAGACCTTCAGCGGAATGTGAAGAAAAAGTTCCGACCCAAAGGGAACAAGAAACACTACAAACGAGATCAAGCCCCGGCTACTACCCTAGGTAGACATTAACGCTCAATTTTTGCCCATATATCTTGACATTTTTCCAATTCAGATGACCTTTTACTTCGACTTGATTTCCGCGATCCGAACCCGGAGGTCATCGATTTGAGCCCCGTTGGTGGTGTTGTATCAACTTTACAAGAAGGAAAGATTGAATGTTTATCGGCTGATAAGGTGTGTCTCTACCTACTCGTACGCAATCAGCAAATTTGAACTTGATTCTATATTCGGCACCGCTCAGGATGTATACCTgtattattttcttttgcgCTATCCTGGCAAATCCCTGGTGTTCCTTTCTTCAATCGATGGCATCCGAAGGCTCATGCCTCTCGTCGAACTCCTTAACATCAATGTCTATCCTCTTCATTCTCAACTGGAACAGCGCCAACGTTTGAAAAATTTGGACAGGTAATAATTTATTGCTAGCAATCAATCAGTAATAACATCGTCCAAGTCTAACATAGTCCTTGCTAGATTCACGAACACGCCGAACTCAGTTCTGCTCGCGACGGATATCGCTGCGCGCGGACTTGATATCCCGGCAGTTGATCATGTTATTCACTTCCAAATACCGCGGTCTGCAGATACATACATTCATCGTAATGGACGCACGGCTCGTGCTATGCGGAAGGGCTTTAGTATGTTGATGGTTTCCCCGGATGAACGGCGTGTAGTACGGGCTCTTCTGAGCAACCTAGGTCGAGGTGGGCACTCTTCATTATTCATGCACTATATTTGATATTCTGACTGTAATTAGATGAGGCGGAGATACCTGAAGTCACCGTCGACTTGAGCATGCTAGACAAACTCAAAGTTCGCGTCCAATTAGCTCGAAAGATTGAGAATACCCagcacaaaatcaaaaagacGAACCACGATCGGAACTGGATGCGAGAAACTGCTGAGACTCTGGGCGTAGAGTTGGACTCCGACTATATCAGGTACAACAATAAGATATCTGTGCCTTTGTCCCTGGCTGACGTGTGTTTGTTTGACCGCCGGCTCCCAGTGAATCGGACGATGACGATAAGCTTTCGACCAGGAAACGAAAAGCGAAGGATCAGAAAATGGCCGCTATGAAAGCCGAACTCAAGCATCTCCTTTCTCAGCCTTTGATTGCCAAAGGTGTATCGACCAGATATATAACATCTGGGAGCAAGCCAATCGTGGATGACCTTCTTGCGGGAGGCTGTGAGTTTAAATCAGTTTTCTTCTGGTTGAAGTTACTCATACAGTGCCCTTCTAGTCAATGAAACCATGGTAGGGCTAAAGAAGGCGGAAGCTGGAAGTGAGTTGACgaaggcaaagaaaaagaaacctGCTATAGTTGCTAAGCCACTCGCCGCGGTTAAAAAGGaagagatggaggaggaaTGGGGTGGGATCACAGCCTGAATGTATAGTCGGAAATACTGTTATAATACATACAAGTCTGATTGTCACTTGTATGCCTTCTTGAGTGATTTTGTCGGGTCGCTAACCAGacaagataagataagatgggTTTGTTTGTCATTGATTGGTAAAGGGTACAATCTCGCTGATTGGGAAGTGGCAGTGCAAAAAAAGATGAAGGCCAACTACAAGGTAACGCACACAGAGTTTTGCATTCCAAGAATTTCAACTGATGATACTAGTAGTTTTCCAACATATGTGGAACGGTCTATAGACAAGGCAATATACTGTTTACTCGCGATGGCAACTCATTATATAGTCCTGTTGGAAATCGAGTTTCGGTCTTCGACCTTGTAAAGTGTGTTATGAACCGTTCATCTGTAACCTATGGATTTTGACATGCACGTTTTCATGCAGTAACAAGTCGTTCACTTTTGCGTTTGAAAACAGAAAGAATATTGCTGCTATTGCGTTGAGTCCGGATGGAAATGTTCTCATATCAGTGGACGAAGGTTTGAATTTACTTGGAGAATTCTTGTGTGCCATTGCCACTCACTTAACAATATGCAGACGGACGCGCCTTGCTTGTGAATGCTCGCAGAGGTGTTGTCCTTCATCATTTCAATTTCCACAAATCGGTCAAAGACATTCAATTTTCGCCCGACGGACAGTACGTGCCATTGAACATGCTTACAATCATTAGGTTGACACAAATTTCAAAGATACATTGCTGTGACCCATGGTGCTCATATTCAAGTGTGGAGAACGCCCAACCATCTTTTGCGCGAGTTTGCGCCTTTCACCTTGCATAGAACATACACGGGACATCATGATGATGTTTTGAGTATCCAATGGTCTCCAGACTCGCAGTGCGTGTTTTTTTACGCACATGTAACCCTGATATTGATACTTGTCTGAAGATGTTTCATTACCACATCGAGGGATATGACTGCCCGACTTTTCACCCTAAATCCACTAGAGGGATTCCGTCCAAAGACTTTTGCTGGCCACAAAGATGCAGTGATAGGAGCATACTTTTCAGCTGATGGCAATGCGGTGAGAGCAGAAAATTGATGCTGTGCGACGCTTTTGTTGACCTTCGGATCCTGAAGATCTATACCGTAAGCAGAGACGGAGCAGTTTTCACTTGGAAGGCGAAAGAAACTTCGGACGACGAAAACTCAGACACCGAAGACACACCGGTTGCCTCAACATCAAACGGCATTTCTCGCGATCTGCTCAATCGAATTGCTAACACGAGATGGGGTGTACATAAGCGCAATTATTTCAGCCAACCTGGTACGAGAGTCGTATGCTCCACCTTCCATGCTGCTTCCAATCTTCTCGTTGTCGGATTTTCGACGGGTATCTTTGGGCTATGGGAGATGCCTTCCTTTTCGAACATTCATACGCTGAGCATATCGCAAGAAAAGATATCTTCGGTCGCTATCAGCCCGTCAGGAGAATGGTTGGCCTTCGGCGCTCGTAAATTGGGACAGCTACTCGTTTGGGAATGGCAGTCCGAATCGTATGTCCTGAAACAGCAAGGCCATTACTACGACATGAACACTCTCGCCTACGCGCCGGACGGCCAGACGATAGCAACTGGAGGCGACGATGGCAAAGTAAAAGTGTGGTCGACATATTCGGGATTTTGTTTTGTCACTTTCACCGAACATAGTGCTCCCATCTCCTCCGTCGCGTTCGCCAAACAGGGCAGTGTGCTTTTTTCAGCCTCCCTAGACGGCACTGTGCGAGCATATGATCTCATCCGATACCGTAATTTCCGAACTTTTACCTCGCCTTCACCAGTTCAGTTCTCCTGCCTGGCAGTCGATCCATCCGGAGAAGTGGTCGCGGCTGGTTCGACAGATTCCTTCGAAGTGTTTCTGTGGTCCGTCCAGACGGGCAAGCTGCTTGATGTGATGGCAGGTCATACCGGTCCTGTCAGCTCTCTTGCCTTTTCGCCTACAGGCGCCAACCAACTGGCCAGTGTATCCTGGGACAAGACTATGCGTGTTTGGAATATCTTTGGCCGTTCTGGTGCTGTGGAGCCTTTTTCATTAAATTCCGATTGTCTGGCTCTTGCTTTCCGACCAGATGGCAGGGAAGTTGCCGTATCAACTCTAGATGGTCAAATCACATTCTTTGATATCCAAGATAGCAAGCAAACCAACGTCATCGATGGTAGGAAAGATGTATCGGGTGGACGAAAGTTGGATGACCGAGTTTCGGCTGCGAACAATGCATCGGGAAAGTCATATAATAGCTTGGCCTATACTGCAGACGGTCGTTGTCTTCTTGCTGGAGGAAACAGCAAATATGTTGTCCTATACGACGtacgagaaggagaaggcgTTATGGTTAAGAAATTCCAGATCTCAGAGAATCTGTCACTGGACGGAACACAGGAGTTCCTGGACAGCAGGCGGATTAACGATGCGGGGATTAATGTCGATCTTATTGATAATAGGGATGGGAGTGATCTTGAAGATAGACTAGACACGAGTTTGCCAGGGGCTAGCCGTGGTGCAGGTGACATGTCAATTCGTCGGTTCCGCCAAGAAGCGCGCACGAAGTGCGTACGATTCTCTCCAACTGGGCGCGCttgggcagcagcttcaacggAAGGACTCCTTATCTATTCACTTGATGAATCTGTAACCTTCGATCCTTTCGACCTGACCATTGATTTGACCCCGCAATCCGTTCTCCGCGTACTGGGCGACCACGAATATCTCAAGGCCCTTGTTATGGCTTTCCGCCTCACTGAAAAACCCCTTATCCAACGGGTGTACGAATCAATACCACGTGCAGACATTCGCTTGATTGCTCGCCAACTCCCAGTGATATAcgttcctcttcttctcaggtTTGTGGGAGAGCATCTCGATAAAAGCCCACACATCGAATTTGATCTTGTGTGGGTCAACACTCTTCTTATGACACACGGACGCCTGCTTCGTGATCGCTCTGGGGAGTTCGCTAGTGTCTTCAGAGTCCTCCAGAAGGGGTTGGGTGATTTTGAACAATCTATATCAAAATTGTGAGTTGTCCTTTTTTTGTACTTCGGTTGCGAGTCGTTCCAAGGGTCACCCGAGCATAACGCATTgtcttcttttctccttctGTCGCTGCATATATCTTTGCTTTTAATTATTGCGTAGTTCGTCTACTCACCATTTGCGTCATAGGTGCGAGGAGAACACGTCCACGCTTTCATACCTAATTGACCAGGTCAAGGTCAACCAAGAAAAGGATGACGAGATAATCTCGGCGCCATCGTCGTAATACGGCTCTTATCTTACTATACAATCTAACCTTTTTTAATTTGGCTTCGTCGATGTTGTGATAATCTGCTGAATTGCAAAACTTGGTCATTATTGATTGGTTGCAAGATATTCGTTCCTGGCTCGTTGTACTATTGGTGTATGCCGTCTAGGCTTGCTGTATCAGGTTTTATTAAGGCTTTCTTGAAGCATCTAGCTTCTGAATCAACGCATAGTTCACTTCATCATGTCGTCCATCCCCAGCATGAACTTCTTTTaagatttcatttcatttgaAGGTAACGTCTAGGCAAGATCACGATACGGATTTACTGGGATGTCATTCGTACGTTATGATGAGCCACGAGTTAAGACAATTTACACATTTGAATCTAATACAAATACAGAGGCCAATACCAAGTAAAAATACATCTGCAACTTTAAAATATCACAAGGAGCGAAGATGAGAAGATACAAAATGCGTCGTCAGTACAATATATTGACATCGGATAGACGGCAAATTTGTGTTCGCGTGCCGATACATGCGCCTCGAGACCACCTCGAGGTATATATTCCATCACTTCACTTTGGAACAGTGTATTGAGAAGCGCGGCTCTCAATCTCTTTTGCTACGGTTGGGGAGATTGCTTGTTAGAACTATCCAACGAGTTTAAACCTTGACTCACCTCGGGCACGCCCAGCTTTGCTCGAACCTTCGGCTTTGTACCCAGCCCAGTACACAAAACCCGTAAGGCCAGCCAACGCCCCAGCTCCCCAAAGCTGCAATGATGAGCGTAAGAGACGGGAGAAGGGACATCTACAGCGTAGCGATGTTTACCATTGTGTTATCTGACGGTCCAGGACCGTTGTTCATCAGCCTATTTCCAGTGGCGCCAACGTTGCGCAGAATGCGTGAGGCAAACATTTCGAATAGAGTATGAGGACTGGCTGGAAGTATTGAATAGGATGTGGTAGTAGGATTGGTACTGTGGTGAACGTCAAGCGCAAATTTACATCAAGTGTCAGACATGCTGACAGAAGTGTATATATGTGGGGGTGGATCTATTGCGTCACATATGAATGAATCTGTGTTACTTTGCTCCTCAGAACTCAATTACAGTGAATACAGACTAACAGTATTTTTGTTTCTGTTGCGCAGTCAGCCGAGACGCGGCGCGTCGCGCTCCACAGTCCACGTGATTGTATTAGTTTGACACGTGACACTAACGCGTAAGTTCCGACGACTGCCGACCGTGGAAAACGATCAAGGCTTGTCAAACAGACTTCAAACAGAACCAACTCCAGAGTCCAAACCAGCTCTTTGTTCCCAACTGAACCATGATGCACGGTTCTTCTTTTCATATCCTTCCCTAGCATCGATCATACTAGCTCTACCCATGGTATTTTCACAATTAATCCTCGCCTAAGGCGTTTTCTTTCATGCCAATCCTTTGACATTTCAAATTCAGGCTTTGGTACCGTGGTACTTTCTACCATCTGCGCATCCCTTTTGCAAAGCGAATGCTTTCAATAATGTAAGAAACCATGCAGACCAAGAACCGTTGCCAGCAACACCCAAGAAGAAGTACATTCACTCCATTGCAATTCTGGTCGTCTTTAGGCGAGTACCAGGGAACCGACCACGAGTTAAGCATGCTGAGTGACATTTACTTATTCTAGTCTAGTCTGGTGTAATTAATGTCTTTTGTAGATCTCTGTTATGCGTTTCGATGTTGGCAATATTTTTGGGCCATAACTAACAATCAACGCCACGGAACAATCGATAGAGATGAACCTTAATGAATAGACTACTATACAAAGTGAGCGGGTCGTAACTACTTTGTCAATGCACAGATTCTCTGGAGAAACATTTTTGCAACATCAAGGTTAGTTGCTACGCTGATCTCTTGTTTTCATATCGACTATGCGATTCTTGGCTTTGGTTCTATCTCCCCCGATTGAAGAACTTGTCCCTTCACAGTGCCACGCTATCGCAACGTGGGCTTACGTTCCACTAGCCGAAGCGCTCGTGGCGACCTTCACAGAACCAGAAATTACGAATAGGTCCCCTTTCGAAGAGCTCGATAAACACAATTGGCCTGGTACGACATCTCACAGTGAGATTTTGTTATTCGAATGACCATGAGAGGCATTTGGAAGGCAGTGGCGCGATATCATGACTTCAAATCATTGCATACTGATATTCTCTATCTCCGCTGTCCGACGTTGCAGAACATACAGAAACTTTCCGAATGACATGAGGGGCCAAAGTTTATCGCAGCAATCGCGGTCGGGATTATGATCAATGTCACCAATCTGTTATTCCATCATTGAATATGGTCTACTTTAGGAACCCTTCATTCGGAGAACTCATTTGACGGTGCTTTACACATGACACCGAACGTAGGTCAGTGACAATGCCCTTGATGCGGTGAGCGGTGAGCAGGAATTACTCCATGTATAGTTTCAACAGCAGCGAAGAATTGCTCCGCTCCTATTTCAAGCACTCTTCCCTCCAGTGTCCGTGCTCATTGCTCTATTTGTAGGTCTTCTGGCTGTGTAATGACCTCATTTTGATCATGTCATTGACAAGGTCCCGTTCAATCATTTCTCCCACTGTGCGGGGGTGATCAACTGTCTTTATATATCTACCTTATCTCACATCAAATATATACGGTGGGTCATTAAAGAAAATATATGATGTTTGCTCTGTGAGAATACGCCATAGGAAAAAAGGTCTCTCTATACTCCGATATCAGCACTGCCCTACGCCTCGGGGGTGATGGAAGCTTCCAGGAGAGTCATGTCAAGTACACTTGAGACGAACGTGTTCTCCGTGATTTATAGACCATGTTGTCCTGCTGATATACTATTGGCTCGCCACAACTTACTCTTCCAGATAATGTCTATCGTGTGTACCAGCAATAACACAATCCCCGACTATAAGCGCCGTTGACGTTCTCTATCTCACGTTGCCCGTCTTTCGCTCTGCCTCTCTCTCGGCTGCGTAATCTTGGGAAGCATATACTGAAATGTCACTGACATATCGAGCACGAATCTGTCAAAAGCTCGGACATCAGTATATTGAACGCATGTTTCTATTCTCTGCTTTACACTTTCGAGGGTTCTACGACTGCGCAATCACCTTCGAGTTCTTTTCTAGTATACAGCCAGAGGCACTTGTCATTCACCATATCATCTTGTAACGACGCAAACAAAATAAGTTGCGAGGTAGGGTTGACGTATCAAATACCGAAGAAGCATCTTCGCGGCCAGTTCGTCTGAAGGTGAGATGCATCCCAAACAGATGGAGGGTAGTCAAGGAGGGCGACCAGCTCGCTTCATAATAAAGAAATTCATTCTCAGGCATTTTCCTTTGGGCCATTGGCCTATGCGTTCGCCATATGCTCATTGAAGTCGTGGAACACCTCAAAGAATTTACGCCTTAGTGCATTTATCGCTTGTTCCATTATTTGGGCGCTTATTGAATTCAAAATTATCAGTAAGACGGGCATCAGTTGAGTAGAGGAGCAAGTGAGAATGTAAACCAAGTCATATACGAAGACGTCATTTTGGAGACTGTCAAACCACTTGGCATCAAAAATAATTGGAACTGTAGAAAAATATGGGTGTATAGTATATAAGCAAGAGCAGCCAGACTGAACAGCAGTCTACCAGTAGCAACATACAAATTCCAACGAAATTACAAGTTCGCCTGTCCATTATAGTAAATTTATACAAAACTACTACATAGCAGCACACGACGTCTTGCACCCACCGTACGTACATCCACTATCCAGAAATAGACGCGACAAACTCAAAAATAAACGTTGGTGTTTACACCGTGTGGCGATCCTGTTCTTATTCTTAATGGTCAACCGGGCACGGATCAAGGCGGTAGGACGGTGCGGGAGATACTCACAATCAGTCGTCACTAGTCACTATTTACCTATTTACCACGCCGACGGCCGCACCACAGTTCCCCGGGTTGTCCTTGCCGTCTTGCCACTCCCACTTCCTCCCGGCACGCTCGAGCATCTCTTGCGGAGAAACTCGGGAAAATACACTGCAAAGCCTCGGAAATCGGAATCCGATTTTTTTTGAATTACATACCGTAATGTCCTTATTTCTGCAGTGCGCCGGACCCTCGAGGCAAAAAAGCTATAAAAGCTATCATTATCTAGGTTATCTGATTGCATGCTGGTTCATTTTGAGTGATAGTTTTTAGCATTTCATACCTCTATGTAAGGTTTTTTATTTGCCTCCTTGAGAGATGTTAAGTAATTTTAGCTTTGTTTTGGCTGCACACAGGTACACCGGACTGGCCGACGTCACCGAGCGTTTAATGGACAATGAAGGACCCATCGACTTAGACAGGTACAAATAACACGCATTTGATTCCGCGTTGAGATAGCCGCGCATGAACATCCTTCGCCGTGCATCGATTGGTAGTATGTATCCTGCGAATGTTTGTGAAGGTATTAGTGGAGCACCGAGAGTAAGCGCACTGCGGACATTTCCtttcctgctcctgctccgcataaaaaataaaataaaactcAGTTGCATAGTCATACTTTATTATAATTAATAGTACGCACGACACGGCCCCGTTTTGCCTCGAGTTTCCGATCAGAAGCGCATTTTCAGGGGAAGAATATAACTCAAAGAATAATAAGAGCTTTTAGCTCCTGACCCCACACCACTGGCAAACGCAGTCCTCGTGGACATCACGCTCTATGGGTCGCCTTGGTCCAACAATTGAGATATAGAGGGGCATACCTTACCCACCAGAGATCCGCCTGCAGCTTCGCCCGTTGCCCGTTAATTTAGCGTCGGTAGCGCCCGACACGCAGACGCTGTGATTCATATTCGTATATATTGAAGCTTGAGCCTCTCGGGGTGATGCTCACTACCGTCCTTATTACTGCAGAGATGCACAAACGGAGGAGGTTCGAAGAGCTTCTGCCTACTATAGTGGGATCAGAGCGTCAGATGGACTCTCAGGGAGCATGGGACCACGGTCATTAGGTAGTAGCTGAAATCTGGGGTGTGCTTCGTCCTGTTCCTCTGAATCTGTGGGTGTCAGTGCAGATGTGGCTCGAGGTCTCGGTCGCCGCCCGGTTCTAGAAGATAATCAGAGTGACTTAGTGAGTGATTATATACAAGAGACGGAGGAGAGGATTCACATACCTTCACCTTCGTTTGTAGTCATAGGAAGCTGTCCGTCCGTTCGTTTAGAACTTGCCAGATGCCGCTGCATGCATGCACAGCGGGGGTGGGGACTCCCCGAGTGTCCGTTTCTCTTGCAGCTGCCTGCTCGACGTTCCGCGACGTTTTTGGGGGTATCCTCGAGGCGCGCAGTTCACCGAAACTCTCAGATCTCAGGCCTCAGTCAGGCCTAGACCCTCCTCGGCGTCCTTCGGATAGTAAAGAATGCTGCATTAAAGTCTGAGGGACTTCCTACGTAGAATCATCTCAAGCTGATCAATTTGGAGTTGATAATCAACGCCCGAGAACATCGTAAAAGTGCTGCTGCGTACTTCCAGGACCTAGAGGAGGAGAAGCAAGTGCACTTCGTATGGCCGGTCATTGAATACCTACTACTATAAACTCGCGGCCATTATCTTGAAATTAGAGCCCCAATTTAATTATAAACGCGTTAGCCGAGCTCAGGTGGTCTGTAGATGAGGCGAGTTACTGCAATGCTACGGTCACACAAGGTCAGAGTATCGAAATAATGCCAGGTTGTTTGGATGGAAAAGTGCGTACCCGCCGGCTTATTTACCGTCTCAAAAGCTGAGAAAAGAGATGCAGCGAGAGTTCTGAGCTGGATATACGCAGCGGAGCATTTTCCTTGAAAGAACCGTTGATTCAGCAGGCAGGCTAGGTCTCCAGACCAGACCTCCAGGAATGAAGAATCTACAAAGGCTTCTCGGGTATCACGGGAGGGACATTAAAGGTGTCATTTATACGAGGCTGCAGGCGCCTGTGTTCCTGTGGAAATCCCCGAGGGAAGAGGCATGCCCGTAGGGCACTGGCTAGAATATTAACCTAGATCGTACTTTTGGAAACCGCAGAAGTAGACGGTCAAAGAGGACGATTTAATTTCCTTTGTGCACGCACACATATACCCAAAAGAAATTCAGGGTGCTTTGAaccttgaagaagaagaagcgaGCTCTTGAGGCGGCTCGGTAGCTGGCGAAAGAGGGACGTAAGATGATGCCAAAGGTTATCTGCTGAAAGGTTGCTAACCTGTTGCATTTAGAGGATTATTGGTGTCATGTCATGATACACGGCAACAAAATAAAG is a window from the Psilocybe cubensis strain MGC-MH-2018 chromosome 8, whole genome shotgun sequence genome containing:
- a CDS encoding ATP-dependent RNA helicase MAK5, with amino-acid sequence MPSTEPHKRLANKRKISNHLSLSRKKAKHQHRTADELPWKTVSRPSKTGLGGDDGILELEEVEGVEVIYENTEGGRVAKFNVVGDVASENEEPNENQQNHYDTPAAVEEEDEPISFEDLPPFDSEKLLPEWHKFPLHQKIKMGLHKKGFLTPTAIQSASLPFALANRDVVGIAQTGSGKTLAYGLPILNYILSQPRPSANRKRPLRALILAPTRELALQVSSHLNALVTCIEFSNKGSDVKNTEQSGSSSKPPGKKPPPHVSIAAIVGGMSAQKQRRVIDRGVDVMVATPGRLWDILEDDDELALEIKNLRFLVLDEADRMIEAGHFVELENILRLTLQESEDDQIPDEFEQKIGDPEEQEEDAKKDIKDSLQTFVFSATLSKDLQRNVKKKFRPKGNKKHYKRDQAPATTLDDLLLRLDFRDPNPEVIDLSPVGGVVSTLQEGKIECLSADKDVYLYYFLLRYPGKSLVFLSSIDGIRRLMPLVELLNINVYPLHSQLEQRQRLKNLDRFTNTPNSVLLATDIAARGLDIPAVDHVIHFQIPRSADTYIHRNGRTARAMRKGFSMLMVSPDERRVVRALLSNLGRDEAEIPEVTVDLSMLDKLKVRVQLARKIENTQHKIKKTNHDRNWMRETAETLGVELDSDYISESDDDDKLSTRKRKAKDQKMAAMKAELKHLLSQPLIAKGVSTRYITSGSKPIVDDLLAGGFNETMVGLKKAEAGSELTKAKKKKPAIVAKPLAAVKKEEMEEEWGGITA
- a CDS encoding Periodic tryptophan protein 2-like protein (Periodic tryptophan protein 2 homolog); amino-acid sequence: MKANYKFSNICGTVYRQGNILFTRDGNSLYSPVGNRVSVFDLVNNKSFTFAFENRKNIAAIALSPDGNVLISVDEDGRALLVNARRGVVLHHFNFHKSVKDIQFSPDGQYIAVTHGAHIQVWRTPNHLLREFAPFTLHRTYTGHHDDVLSIQWSPDSQCFITTSRDMTARLFTLNPLEGFRPKTFAGHKDAVIGAYFSADGNAIYTVSRDGAVFTWKAKETSDDENSDTEDTPVASTSNGISRDLLNRIANTRWGVHKRNYFSQPGTRVVCSTFHAASNLLVVGFSTGIFGLWEMPSFSNIHTLSISQEKISSVAISPSGEWLAFGARKLGQLLVWEWQSESYVLKQQGHYYDMNTLAYAPDGQTIATGGDDGKVKVWSTYSGFCFVTFTEHSAPISSVAFAKQGSVLFSASLDGTVRAYDLIRYRNFRTFTSPSPVQFSCLAVDPSGEVVAAGSTDSFEVFLWSVQTGKLLDVMAGHTGPVSSLAFSPTGANQLASVSWDKTMRVWNIFGRSGAVEPFSLNSDCLALAFRPDGREVAVSTLDGQITFFDIQDSKQTNVIDGRKDVSGGRKLDDRVSAANNASGKSYNSLAYTADGRCLLAGGNSKYVVLYDVREGEGVMVKKFQISENLSLDGTQEFLDSRRINDAGINVDLIDNRDGSDLEDRLDTSLPGASRGAGDMSIRRFRQEARTKCVRFSPTGRAWAAASTEGLLIYSLDESVTFDPFDLTIDLTPQSVLRVLGDHEYLKALVMAFRLTEKPLIQRVYESIPRADIRLIARQLPVIYVPLLLRFVGEHLDKSPHIEFDLVWVNTLLMTHGRLLRDRSGEFASVFRVLQKGLGDFEQSISKLCEENTSTLSYLIDQVKVNQEKDDEIISAPSS